The following proteins are co-located in the Paroedura picta isolate Pp20150507F chromosome 18, Ppicta_v3.0, whole genome shotgun sequence genome:
- the LOC143827932 gene encoding synaptotagmin-4-like isoform X1, translating to METGFQIFTRVQFCRSKSLRFLDKEFPMDFLMPTGPGSPGGSPDLASHPRSDSGQADSLQVLLGVGLAVLCFCLLLGCTICWRWLKRRKEKGGALSPPCTLVDLGPALPSQVTAVAIQQQYTEIEGEVLDRLPPELAKAPVVSDHGIPPKRLRRGRASLPSIPFPPKLIQPVKSALSMERRCTISGSGTPGDEHRLLSSPVQGADIVRSYTVPRNLSSAGPKPRPHLHFTLFYSEPETTLIVTVIGVSHLPKGFRSSRDSYVKVYLLPKFAEPKRTALQKKSLNPEFHEEFHFGHYSLEDSQRLTLRFAVYAKGFHNLKDSFIGEVMFPCTQAALEHGVSSYTQELSTTKTKLKKSLSSQDVSCSPSLPRPKSAGQLFLLLQYQALASRIKVLVRKAENLGRLTRIPGTPDHYVTIRLHHNGKVIDVKETKSIAGCSPVWNTPFLFNVPSGDILEQALSLEFTVMQARLYTRSCAVGRVLIGPDAPEMGQIHWREMCSRGSVESARWHVVQPEGLQLCP from the exons ATGGAAACAGGCTTCCAAATTTTCACCCGCGTCCAATTTTGCAGATCCAAAAGTCTTCGCTTCCTCGATAAG gagtttcccatggACTTCCTCATGCCAACTGGGCCAGGATCGCCCGGGGGCTCGCCTGATCTGGCATCCCACCCGAGAAGTGACAGCGGGCAAGCAG ACAGTCTGCAGGTGCTTCTCGGTGTCGGACTCGCGGTCCTCTGTTTCTGCCTTCTCCTCGGCTGCACAATCTGCTGGCGCTGGCTGAAGAGGCGTAAAGAGAAGGGTGGAGCGTTGTCACCGCCTTGCACCCTAGTGGATCTCGGGCCGGCCCTGCCTTCTCAAGTCACCGCCGTGGCGATTCAGCAGCAGTACACGGAGATAGAAGGAGAGGTTCTGGATCGTCTGCCTCCCGAGCTCGCCAAAGCCCCGGTGGTATCGGACCACGGCATCCCACCCAAGAGACTCCGCCGTGGCAGAGCTTCGTTacccagcattccctttccacCCAAGCTGATCCAGCCCGTCAAGTCCGCATTGAGCATGGAACGTCGCTGCACCATCTCCGGCAGCGGCACACCAGGGGACGAACACCGCCTTCTCTCCAGTCCCGTCCAAGGCGCCGACATTGTGCGATCGTACACTGTGCCACGGAACCTGTCCAGTGCCGGACCGAAGCCGCGCCCGCATCTCCACTTCACTTTGTTTTACTCGGAGCCCGAAACCACACTGATTGTGACGGTGATCGGCGTCTCCCACCTGCCAAAGGGTTTCCGGTCCAGCCGGGATTCCTACGTCAAGGTCTACTTGCTTCCGAAATTCGCCGAGCCCAAACGGACTGCCCTGCAGAAGAAGAGTCTGAATCCCGAATTTCACGAGGAATTCCATTTTGGCCACTATAGTCTAGAGGACTCGCAGCGTCTAACTCTGCGCTTTGCCGTCTATGCAAAGGGGTTCCACAACTTGAAGGATTCCTTCATCGGGGAGGTGATGTTCCCATGCACACAAGCAGCCTTGGAACATGGCGTCTCCTCCTATACCCAGGAACTGTCAACCACCAAAACCAAACTTAAAAAG TCTCTCAGTTCCCAAGATGTGAGCTGCAGCCCTTCGCTTCCCCGGCCCAAGTCCGCCGGgcagctgttcctcctcctgcagtACCAAGCGCTAGCCAGTCGCATCAAAGTCCTGGTGCGCAAAGCTGAAAATTTGGGGCGCCTCACCCGCATCCCAGGGACGCCAG ACCACTATGTCACAATCCGCCTGCACCACAATGGGAAGGTCATCGATGTAAAAGAGACCAAATCCATCGCAGGCTGCAGCCCCGTGTGGAACACCCCGTTCCTCTTCAATGTTCCATCAGGAGACATCCTGGAGCAAGCACTGTCCCTGGAGTTCACGGTCATGCAG GCTCGCCTCTACACTCGCAGCTGTGCCGTGGGGAGAGTTCTGATTGGCCCCGATGCTCCAGAAATGGGGCAGATCCACTGGAGAGAGATGTGCAGCCGAGGAAGCGTCGAATCCGCTCGCTGGCACGTCGTTCAACCCGAAGGACTTCAGCTGTGCCCTTGA
- the LOC143827932 gene encoding synaptotagmin-4-like isoform X2, translated as MVPDTVCCHDSLQVLLGVGLAVLCFCLLLGCTICWRWLKRRKEKGGALSPPCTLVDLGPALPSQVTAVAIQQQYTEIEGEVLDRLPPELAKAPVVSDHGIPPKRLRRGRASLPSIPFPPKLIQPVKSALSMERRCTISGSGTPGDEHRLLSSPVQGADIVRSYTVPRNLSSAGPKPRPHLHFTLFYSEPETTLIVTVIGVSHLPKGFRSSRDSYVKVYLLPKFAEPKRTALQKKSLNPEFHEEFHFGHYSLEDSQRLTLRFAVYAKGFHNLKDSFIGEVMFPCTQAALEHGVSSYTQELSTTKTKLKKSLSSQDVSCSPSLPRPKSAGQLFLLLQYQALASRIKVLVRKAENLGRLTRIPGTPDHYVTIRLHHNGKVIDVKETKSIAGCSPVWNTPFLFNVPSGDILEQALSLEFTVMQARLYTRSCAVGRVLIGPDAPEMGQIHWREMCSRGSVESARWHVVQPEGLQLCP; from the exons ATGGTTCCAGACACGGTTTGTTGCCACG ACAGTCTGCAGGTGCTTCTCGGTGTCGGACTCGCGGTCCTCTGTTTCTGCCTTCTCCTCGGCTGCACAATCTGCTGGCGCTGGCTGAAGAGGCGTAAAGAGAAGGGTGGAGCGTTGTCACCGCCTTGCACCCTAGTGGATCTCGGGCCGGCCCTGCCTTCTCAAGTCACCGCCGTGGCGATTCAGCAGCAGTACACGGAGATAGAAGGAGAGGTTCTGGATCGTCTGCCTCCCGAGCTCGCCAAAGCCCCGGTGGTATCGGACCACGGCATCCCACCCAAGAGACTCCGCCGTGGCAGAGCTTCGTTacccagcattccctttccacCCAAGCTGATCCAGCCCGTCAAGTCCGCATTGAGCATGGAACGTCGCTGCACCATCTCCGGCAGCGGCACACCAGGGGACGAACACCGCCTTCTCTCCAGTCCCGTCCAAGGCGCCGACATTGTGCGATCGTACACTGTGCCACGGAACCTGTCCAGTGCCGGACCGAAGCCGCGCCCGCATCTCCACTTCACTTTGTTTTACTCGGAGCCCGAAACCACACTGATTGTGACGGTGATCGGCGTCTCCCACCTGCCAAAGGGTTTCCGGTCCAGCCGGGATTCCTACGTCAAGGTCTACTTGCTTCCGAAATTCGCCGAGCCCAAACGGACTGCCCTGCAGAAGAAGAGTCTGAATCCCGAATTTCACGAGGAATTCCATTTTGGCCACTATAGTCTAGAGGACTCGCAGCGTCTAACTCTGCGCTTTGCCGTCTATGCAAAGGGGTTCCACAACTTGAAGGATTCCTTCATCGGGGAGGTGATGTTCCCATGCACACAAGCAGCCTTGGAACATGGCGTCTCCTCCTATACCCAGGAACTGTCAACCACCAAAACCAAACTTAAAAAG TCTCTCAGTTCCCAAGATGTGAGCTGCAGCCCTTCGCTTCCCCGGCCCAAGTCCGCCGGgcagctgttcctcctcctgcagtACCAAGCGCTAGCCAGTCGCATCAAAGTCCTGGTGCGCAAAGCTGAAAATTTGGGGCGCCTCACCCGCATCCCAGGGACGCCAG ACCACTATGTCACAATCCGCCTGCACCACAATGGGAAGGTCATCGATGTAAAAGAGACCAAATCCATCGCAGGCTGCAGCCCCGTGTGGAACACCCCGTTCCTCTTCAATGTTCCATCAGGAGACATCCTGGAGCAAGCACTGTCCCTGGAGTTCACGGTCATGCAG GCTCGCCTCTACACTCGCAGCTGTGCCGTGGGGAGAGTTCTGATTGGCCCCGATGCTCCAGAAATGGGGCAGATCCACTGGAGAGAGATGTGCAGCCGAGGAAGCGTCGAATCCGCTCGCTGGCACGTCGTTCAACCCGAAGGACTTCAGCTGTGCCCTTGA